The Clarias gariepinus isolate MV-2021 ecotype Netherlands chromosome 28, CGAR_prim_01v2, whole genome shotgun sequence DNA window GGTGATGTATTTCCAGACGGATCCTACAACACTCAAGTTCTCCGAAGCCAAAGAAACTATCGGCAGATAGAAGTAGTCTTGTTTTTAAAGAccttttttctaataaaatggGTATTTGTTCATCAGATCTCTCACGCTTGCttctattaaatattttatcatttatataaaactataacgCCACACCGTGATGGTTAATCATTAATCCAAAAGTGTGATTCAGAGATTTTCAGGTTGATAACCTTTTCCTGTTTCCCTCTGCGCTCTCACTGGGCCTGAAAGCTCAAAGTCCCCAAAGTAACCAGTGTCTCTTAATGAAGACGCGTTCGGTTCATAAATAAATCCCTAAACagtgttttaaagaaggacGATTTGAGACGCAGTAGTTCAGTAAGGTTCGAGTCTCATCCACGTCTAACGTGAAATTCTCCTCTGTTCAGAAACACgagaaaaattaataattggtaaaaaatataataatgcagacacgtgtgtgtataagagaatAAACAGACTTACTATTAGTATGTACACCCCAAGAAACTCAGCAAAACATTCTCTAACCAGGCGACTGCTGATTCTGCATCTCTTTAACACTTCGTCCATGTTTCTCCAGGCACACACTCTCACGGGCTTCCAGATCTTACTTACGGAGTGTGTGTTCACGGCTCACACACTGCTCGAAGGAAACGAGCTCGATCAGCACTTAATGTCAGCCCAGTCTAATACCCTGCACATTCAACATGTACCATgtgccacagtgtgtgtgtgtgtgtgtgtgtgtgtgtgtgtgtgtgtgtgtgtgtgtgtgtgtgtgtgagacaaacCAAACTGCATGCAATAACAATTTCATGCCATAAAATGAGTTGTGCTTTACATTCTGTCTAAAGAGCACTGCAGATGACATCCAGATAACagagataaaaacaaacacactcagATGATGTacgaggagtgttcaagtcaaaacaggacCTTTGGTGAAATTTCCTGGGGAATGAAGGCGATAgcgtgattgacatttacagaagacttggAGCGAAATTaaccgtgaacattcagcgagtggaactgATTCCTGAAATTCGACAGATTATTTGTCACCAATCtgcggaagagacacatctgtctgtggggaCAGTAGACACAACACCACTCGCATGTCACAGGAAGTTATTGTCACGTCCcccctacagtcctgacctcgctccgagACATTTACACACGTAAatggggcattaaaggagttcctgggaggccggcgtttcagacaagAAGTTAGATCATGAATCCAGTTCCACTAATGAAAcactgtgataagtgcattagtgtatcagtgGATTatacagaggaataaagggagttttcacTCTCAGAactctgttattctgtacaatccaaagtcccggtttgacttgaagaaGAAGTCATTGTCATAATTTCAGCACttgaatacagtataatatgcacTATcagtatgggtgtgtgtgtgtgttggataaatattttattgagttatattaaagtaataaagCAAAGCATTTtgataagaaaaataattgaGCGTTACATAGAGAGACTTACAGATGcttcaaaaaaattaataaataacttatactgcaaaatttaaaacttttttaaaacagaaaagtataataaattataattcatTCTTGTGTGAGTTTGCTGTGCATGAATCAtcttctatacatataataaaactgtaaagtgggCGTATCTCTACGTTAAAGATATCTGCGAAACAATACACATCAAGATGCTTTTTGGAAATGTGTCTGTTTGAAAAACTACTGAATGAattttgtttcatcacaatcaACCCACAGGAAGAGAAGATAAACGCCCTCATATCATTACGTTAGTTAATCTCACAAggcaacagatggcgctgtacagtTTTCAAAAAGTGCTGAGTTTGCAACTAAATTCCACACAAGCAAAGACACGAACGCATGCATGCgtttaataaatcaataactGAGTTATTCATCACGAGCACTTTAAATATCAGAGTAAACATCAAGTAAAAACCTGTTGggttgtacagtggacactgtgCACGATAAGATGCATGGCTTCATGTTCTTCCCTCCTTAACCtgacgcccatcactctggaatacaatcaatctgaactcatcaggtcacatgaccttttccatcgctccaaattccaatctttatgcttcttAACAAACTGAAGACTTGTTTTCTGttaagtctcactaacaagtggttctcttatggacacagctgtttatttctcattaactgtgtgtggaaatgcttttaccaTTACACTCATTTGTACTGTTTATTTTCCCACGCCACTTCACCAAGCGTTCTCTGATTATGACCATTCATGACTTTTCGGACCACATTTTGTTCTGCGCCGGTGCcgattcaaaataaataaagtgtcgGACAGTTCGTACCCCATTCCAGTGATTTCAGCTTTATCtccctagttgttttctttgctcagtgcaggacaataatttgactctgAAACTGAAATGAGAAactcctcactgcatcagttagccTTAAAGACTTGCtgcagctgaaacatattaatcactgcagtaattatctaatcaaaGGCTCTTCACTATTTGTTTTGAAAACAAAAGGGGAAAATCGTTtaatttcttgtttctttaacaTTCGTTTGTAAAATTTCAGAGACGAGTAAACAGCATGACTCCTGCAAAACCgttcataaaatataatatcttttatttacattctggAAATCTtaacacctatacacacacacacacacacacacacacttttacactgaacaatgtttgagaaatatattttacagatgAATAATCAGCAGTCAGTAGTTTGTCACAGCCTTTAATCCTCTTCTGGTCTGTtcttatgtctctctctctctctcatcctcaGAAGTCCTCCAGTCCTGTTTGTTTTCACCTTCCGAAGCGACCAAAAAACCTGGAGAACATGGAGGACTGGCCGGTCTCACCTAAGAACAAACACCAAGCACGGttttaaacagataaaacacCGTTTTTACCACAAATAGAGATTCATACTTATTTATATAAcgaaatattatttattgttgctCTTGACTTGTGACCTGGTGTGAGAGAAGCAGCTTCATCTCGTGGACCTTCCTGAGCACCAGGACCTCCTGAGCGGATCACCGTGGTCTCTTCATTACCCTGGCCATCTCTGACTGTACGTCTCTCTTCTACTGTCTGtagagacgcgcgcacacaacatAAAGGATGATTTAGTACACATTCATGGTCTGTCTAATGGAATTACTGAAACACACTGACATTGAGGTGAGTAATAACACACTCCAGATCGAACAGTTTTATAGAAATAATCTGTTTCCACTCTAaggacatttattttcctttaacagcaCAGTTTAGAACAGGGTCGCTATAATCTAAGCCACACATTTAATTCAGCTGATCTGTTAAACACCAGGTTCAGTGAGTGTGTTTACTAACGGTACTAAACACTGACCCTCCAGTACTGGATTTCAACAGACCTTGCCTAGCTGATGGGTGTTGTATGATTAAAGAGATCTAGCTATTGGGAGGACAAGGACAAACGGGATCACTCACCCCATCAGGTTTAACCACTTTGGTAACAGTTACAGACTTGAAGAAGGAGCGCATACTTGGCTGTGAGGGAGTCGGCGTTAAGATCTGGTCCAGTCCTCCTGAAAACACCTGAGAATCTAGATCTgggtgtcaaaacaaaaagtcagGACAAAAATCTAAACAGCATAAATAGAGAGACTCGATTCCAAATGTATTTTCCTGTTAACCCTCATATCAATAGTGCGGGAGATCTGAGACAACGTACAGTTAAAAATCCAGCCCGCACATCATGCGCAAGCTCCGAGTAAACGAAAACACAAGTCACAGCAGCTGCATGGACATGTTTCtagaatttaaaaactttctATATACAAGAATATTAAGAATATAaaacactctacacacacactctacagacGCGACTTGTACAGACGCTGTAAAGGGACAATTTAGTCCGATAAAGGGGCGCGACTTTATGACTTTATGGCACATGTGCTCTGGCTTAAATTGAGGAAAATTAgacaaaactacaaaaatttTAACAATGTCTACACAAATGAGAATCCCTTCACCGTTCAGTTGCAGCTGAAACATAAATCACCGCAGTAATTATTTAGTAAAagccttttaaattatttacttaGCTAAACCCCGGTGGTAATGTATTTGTCTGTCCATCAGTGTCTCCTGATTTTAATCTTATAAGTATTAAGTGATGCGGTGAGAGACATTTGAAGCAGTTGTGGTGAAGTCACTCACCTCCAtcctccttcctttcttcctcgCGTGGTCTTGTTCGCTCACTCCACGTGTCCTTAAACTGAAATAACATTCAGCTCTAATAAACCTTAACATCCTTCTTTTAAAGCCTGTTACAGAACATCGAAAGTCTGAAACTATATCACTACAGTTAGACCGACTCCTGCGCCGCCTGCAGCTCCTGATTCAGCTTCCCAAGTTAAAACTTAAGTGTTTTTCTCACCCTGGAGAATGGTGTCCAGTCAGAGAAAGGGCTCCTGGGTACACCTGAGCCACCAGGGGAGGAAGGATTCACATCTCTAGGTGCTACAGAGGGCAAATTACGAGCAGGATCGTCTGGGTTCTTCAACATGAAATCTCTGAGAGGGTTCCCGGTTCCTCCTTTTCTCTTGTCGTCTGGTTTCTCCTGCGGTGGAGCCTCGATACTGGGCAaatctggggggaaaaaagatgaCAGTTTCTAAGTCTAATTTGTTCTTAAGTTAGacaaagttagttttatatgcctttgacacaaatatacaatgtaaagcatccAATCCActgtatgattatttatttcaatgcgtgccttagtttttttttttatccttaaagtcattaaaatatttttttttttttggtatgtttgcatttttttgaatgtttaatttttttgccggtCCTCACGGAAGCTTGCAGACCTTCGCGGAACGTCAGCGAAATGGCAGCGGGCAGTCGCGGCGGCTCATGGTgcctaacaccgcatctcaccgagagtcaaaccgcataggtgagataggggtttaaactattccttgtattgtgaataatgacaatgttaatttttgataaaatgctgtatgcatttaaaaaaaaaattgatttttctaaaaagataaccacttaatctttgtttctcttatatattttacattgcttttaattaagcaaaagtacattttatccgattactcgattaaATTTTCGGTAGAGAACTCAATTTCTAAAATATTCtatagctacagccctaaacTGCGCTTATGGAAAAGAATCTCACATGTCAaatataacagtgttgtctctgcgcctttaaatcatgAGAGGAACCGCAGAtgacattttgtctcagagcagttttccactgtattggactgtgaactctgttttgttgaggattttcagaaattaggattattcaccctCAGGACAGCTTAAcaagacattttctatcatcatgctCCCGGACTAATTCATTGAAAACGGTGAGACTGACGCATTTTTTcctatacattcacttacacagaAAATATTGTAGATAATTGTATATCGGTATATCggtttttggtttctttttgtttaatacataCAAGCTTATTTCTGTGACTTGTTCCCATGGTCTGTCTCTATCTGCGGAAATTTATAACTCAAATGTTTGTAAGTCTGGGACTACCTGCACTATCAGCCAAAGAGGATTAGATACGTGAAAATTACATGTCTGGGTTTGTGCATGGGATCAATGTCATGTTGAAACAGGTTTAAGCTGCTTAGTTCCAGAGAAACTGTAATGCTACAGCAAACAAAGACATTCTGACTAAGATGATGCCATGAAGGTAAGTCTTTCAAGCATGTATTACTCTCATGCAGGAAATACATCGCAGGAAAGGCTAAATATGACGTCACAGCTCTAAGAACTAGGGGAGAGTAAAAGGCAATGTTAAAAGTCTTTT harbors:
- the hax1 gene encoding HCLS1-associated protein X-1, giving the protein MSVFELFRGFFMEPGGNNRGGKPREPFFDGLIHHDDDDDEGEDGFHHEFLDRFDDVFRFGFSLGPNGMRIQEPQVFGQILQDMEDIFAGLGRFGRDLPSIEAPPQEKPDDKRKGGTGNPLRDFMLKNPDDPARNLPSVAPRDVNPSSPGGSGVPRSPFSDWTPFSRFKDTWSERTRPREEERKEDGDLDSQVFSGGLDQILTPTPSQPSMRSFFKSVTVTKVVKPDGTVEERRTVRDGQGNEETTVIRSGGPGAQEGPRDEAASLTPGETGQSSMFSRFFGRFGR